The sequence TCAGCAGCAGAACGGCTTTGAGCAGCGGCAGGTTTTCGGGAGAGATGGATGGCATATCATTCCAGCCTGGAGCCTAAAGAACAGTACAGGGCCGCAGGGTTGCCGGAGCGTCAGCGCCGCTCCTCGTCCAGGTAGGCTTTGTGCAGAAGCATGGCCAGGATGCCGCCAAGCACCAGCAAAGCCACCACAACTCCGCCCCACAACTTGCGCCGGGCCAACTCTTCCTCGATGGCGGCGCCACGGTTGCGGATTTTTCCGAGCTTCTGCTGATAATCGGCCGTCTGGCTGCGAACCTTTTCGACATCGACGCTGTGAAAGAGGCGATGAAAGTCGTTGCGCAGGGAGAAGAGTTCACCGCGCATCTCTTTGGTGGCAATCCCGACCCGATGCAGTGCCTCCAGCGAATGCTCCAGGTCGGCGATCATCCGGTCGGTCTCGACCACCGCCGATTTGATCTCGTCCGCGCGGCCGTAATCATGGCAGCGCGTGCAGTCCTGAGGATTGATCAGGTCTGGCGTAGCCAGCCGGACGGCATGGTTGCCGTGGCAGGTGACGCATTGCGGCCCGCCGAGGCCGAGGG is a genomic window of Desulfuromonadales bacterium containing:
- a CDS encoding multiheme c-type cytochrome, which produces MREANVMLLAKSCLLLLLALVAPGVLFAEETVCIQCHGGQPGRLGEPVNLWRQSVHAVNGISCHSCHGGDPTDFANAMSPARGFIGVPKGEAIPDFCGRCHVGVREDYLQSAHGEALGLGGPQCVTCHGNHAVRLATPDLINPQDCTRCHDYGRADEIKSAVVETDRMIADLEHSLEALHRVGIATKEMRGELFSLRNDFHRLFHSVDVEKVRSQTADYQQKLGKIRNRGAAIEEELARRKLWGGVVVALLVLGGILAMLLHKAYLDEERR